Proteins from a genomic interval of Capsicum annuum cultivar UCD-10X-F1 chromosome 4, UCD10Xv1.1, whole genome shotgun sequence:
- the LOC107867147 gene encoding phosphatidate phosphatase PAH2 isoform X5, translating into MNTVGRIGSYIGRGVSSVSGTFHPFGGAVDIIVVEQPDGSLKSSPWYVRFGKFQGVLKAREKVVNIAVNGVEAGFHMFLDSRGRAFFIKEIDLEDGDSSSFSSSSGEDTDGQSSSKRPTISKNCNYDPAESATQSNASGEEVLVRANTRRPGILGMVFGRKSMKKDRLSEEGSDAGIMRIDSLERAEMAADLLEMKWSTNLTPKRYNKDYGIPVSAQDMSKGAKEEDLQINGKKSDMSSLAHDDMLENVDFREPAREKDDGSHPSFQTREKSVKKIGKHVLFSASVNATGVSIVQDVEDNSREESLRISGDSGEECVVNADHNAMGGTFISGVGSPSSKFVDFPEIEKHDSFTVSRLPEEENEISAVQSFSYCDTEENSTAVLDVSTEEFTQNLGASRDLEARMHTQTVLSMNDLMSNGNSQSEEDLLFEKDPSNGFNVITNNTYPNAITHLMVSGSGSLNSSAAEADFGCILPISGSSTSTYEDQDQRTSITDKSISKLGASAGALGAANESSGSLVPLTVSSPESLEEEHLVFGDIDDCCDTVARCTESSSLDYKEKEDYPPASSGSPDIEDYRVPNDESGPTLDKSIQSDLPNVADGRKLKTVSSNVEIPAIVQDKELKRIGRSLPNMWPRDNAFPSNPEDLHSSIVLQTTDVVEFSEEVKNISATPEIGGDVPRPKISKKKIMLNTPTSEQLATLNLKEGKNIVVFTFSTAMLGKQQVDARIYLWRWDSKIVISDVDGTITRSDVLGQFMPLVGMDWSQIGVAHLFSAIKENGYHLLFLSARAISQAYLTRQFLFNLMQNGEGLPEGPVLTSPDGIFPSLFREVIKRVPHEFKIACLEDIKALFPSDKNPFPFYAGFGNRHTDEISYLKVGIPKGKIFTINPKGQIVVNRHVDTRSYTSLHSLVTAMFPAIFSCEQEDFNVWNFWRLPPPYVD; encoded by the exons atgaaTACTGTGGGGAGGATAGGTAGCTACATTGGGAGAGGAGTAAGTAGTGTATCCGGGACTTTCCATCCGTTTGGTGGTGCTGTAGATATCATAGTGGTGGAGCAGCCAGATGGGAGTTTGAAATCCTCTCCATGGTATGTTCGATTTGGGAAGTTTCAGGGAGTTTTGAAGGCAAGAGAAAAGGTGGTTAATATAGCTGTGAATGGCGTTGAAGccggttttcatatgtttttagaTAGTAGGGGAAGGGCTTTCTTTATAAAGGAGATAGATTTAGAGGACGGGGATTCGTCGTCTTTTTCTTCATCCTCAGGTGAGGATACTGATGGGCAAAGCAGTAGTAAGCGGCCAACAATATCGAAGAATTGTAATTATGATCCTGCTGAGTCAGCTACTCAGAGTAATGCGAGTGGTGAGGAAGTCTTGGTGAGGGCAAATACCCGAAGACCTGGGATTTTAGGGATGGTTTTTGGGAGGAAGTCGATGAAAAAAGACAGGCTTTCCGAGGAAGGCAGTGATGCTGGTATTATGAGGATAGACTCATTGGAACGCGCTGAAATGGCGGCTGATCTGTTAGAAATGAAGTGGTCTACTAATCTTACCCCTAAGAGGTACAATAAAGATTATGGCATACCAGTTTCTGCCCAAGATATGTCAAAGGGTGCTAAAGAAGAGGACTTGCAAATAAATGGCAAAAAAAGTGATATGAGTTCTCTTGCACATGATGACATGTTAGAAAATGTTGATTTCCGTGAGCCTGCTCGTGAGAAGGATGATGGTTCTCATCCAAGCTTTCAGACTCGAGAGAAGTCTGTCAAGAAAATTGGTAaacatgtgttattttcagcatCTGTGAATGCCACTGGAGTGTCCATTGTCCAAGATGTTGAAGATAATAGTCGTGAAGAAAGCTTAAGAATTTCTGGTGACAGCGGTGAAGAATGTGTAGTTAATGCTGATCATAATGCCATGGGTGGTACATTTATATCTGGGGTGGGGAGCCCCAGTTCAAAATTTGTGGACTTCCCTGAGATAGAGAAACACGATTCTTTTACAGTTAGCCGTCTTCCTGAGGAGGAAAACGAAATCTCTGCAGTCCAGTCCTTTTCCTATTGTGACACTGAAGAGAACTCAACAGCGGTGCTGGATGTTTCAACTGAAGAATTTACTCAAAACTTGGGTGCTTCTCGTGATCTCGAAGCTCGCATGCACACTCAAACAGTGCTCAGTATGAATGATTTGATGTCAAACGGAAACTCACAATCAGAAGAAGACTTGTTATTTGAAAAGGATCCTTCAAATGGTTTCAACGTTATAACCAACAATACTTATCCAAACGCAATCACTCATTTAATGGTCTCCGGAAGCGGTTCGTTGAATAGCTCTGCTGCAGAAGCAGATTTTGGGTGCATATTACCCATCTCTGGTTCCAGTACCTCAACCTATGAAGATCAAGATCAGAGGACTAGCATAACAGATAAATCAATAAGCAAACTGGGAGCCTCTGCCGGGGCTCTTGGTGCTGCTAATGAATCTAGTGGCAGTTTAGTCCCACTTACTGTTTCTTCACCAGAAAGCTTGGAGGAAGAGCACCTTGTCTTtggtgatattgatgattgttgcgACACTGTAGCCAGATGCACGGAGTCCAGTTCTTTAGATTATAAGGAAAAAGAAGATTACCCCCCTGCATCTTCAGGCTCTCCTGATATCGAAGACTATCGAGTACCAAACGATGAGTCTGGTCCTACTCTAGACAAGTCCATCCAAAGCGATCTGCCAAATGTTGCAGATGGAAGAAAACTCAAAACTGTGTCAAGCAATGTTGAAATTCCTGCAATAGTGCAGGACAAAGAACTTAAGCGGATAGGCAGATCTTTACCCAATATGTGGCCTCGTGATAATGCTTTTCCTTCTAACCCGGAGGACTTACATTCATCAATTGTACTTCAGACAACAGATGTTGTTGAGTTCTCGGAGGAGGTGAAAAATATTTCAGCAACCCCAGAAATTG GTGGTGATGTGCCAAGGCCAAAGATTTCTAAGaagaaaataatgttaaacaCTCCAACATCTGAACAGCTGGCTACTTTGAATCTGAAGGAGGGAAAGAATATAGTTGTTTTCACATTCTCGACCGCAATGCTGGGGAAACAGCAG GTTGATGCACGTATATATTTGTGGAGATGGGACTCAAAAATTGTCATATCTGATGTTGATGGAACAATTACGAG ATCTGATGTTCTAGGACAGTTCATGCCCTTGGTTGGGATGGATTGGTCACAGATAGGTGTTGCGCATCTTTTTTCGGCAATCAAG GAGAACGGATATCATTTGCTTTTCCTAAGTGCACGTGCTATTTCACAAGCCTATCTCACTAGACAATTCCTGTTTAATCTTATGCAG AATGGAGAGGGTTTACCAGAAGGACCAGTTCTTACATCTCCTGATGGGATTTTTCCTTCTCTATTTCGAGAAG TGATTAAAAGAGTTCCTCATGAATTCAAAATCGCTTGCTTAGAG GATATAAAAGCATTGTTCCCTTCCGATAAGAATCCCTTTCCCTTCTATGCTGGTTTTGGAAACAGACACACAGATGAGATCAGCTACCTCAAGGTTGGAATACCTAAAGGGAAAATCTTCACCATCAATCCAAAG GGTCAAATTGTTGTTAATCGCCACGTAGATACAAGATCATATACCTCTCTTCATAGTCTTGTCACTGCCATGTTTCCAGCCATTTTCTCATGTGAGCAG GAGGATTTTAATGTGTGGAACTTCTGGAGACTTCCGCCTCCTTATGTTGATTGA
- the LOC107867147 gene encoding phosphatidate phosphatase PAH2 isoform X3, with translation MNTVGRIGSYIGRGVSSVSGTFHPFGGAVDIIVVEQPDGSLKSSPWYVRFGKFQGVLKAREKVVNIAVNGVEAGFHMFLDSRGRAFFIKEIDLEDGDSSSFSSSSGEDTDGQSSSKRPTISKNCNYDPAESATQSNASGEEVLVRANTRRPGILGMVFGRKSMKKDRLSEEGSDAGIMRIDSLERAEMAADLLEMKWSTNLTPKRYNKDYGIPVSAQDMSKGAKEEDLQINGKKSDMSSLAHDDMLENVDFREPAREKDDGSHPSFQTREKSVKKIGKHVLFSASVNATGVSIVQDVEDNSREESLRISGDSGEECVVNADHNAMGGTFISGVGSPSSKFVDFPEIEKHDSFTVSRLPEEENEISAVQSFSYCDTEENSTAVLDVSTEEFTQNLGASRDLEARMHTQTVLSMNDLMSNGNSQSEEDLLFEKDPSNGFNVITNNTYPNAITHLMVSGSGSLNSSAAEADFGCILPISGSSTSTYEDQDQRTSITDKSISKLGASAGALGAANESSGSLVPLTVSSPESLEEEHLVFGDIDDCCDTVARCTESSSLDYKEKEDYPPASSGSPDIEDYRVPNDESGPTLDKSIQSDLPNVADGRKLKTVSSNVEIPAIVQDKELKRIGRSLPNMWPRDNAFPSNPEDLHSSIVLQTTDVVEFSEEVKNISATPEIERDPRSINSSSSSWRSWSFSFKRSRSMKNSGPSIDEDVNSDAKNISKNTGGDVPRPKISKKKIMLNTPTSEQLATLNLKEGKNIVVFTFSTAMLGKQQVDARIYLWRWDSKIVISDVDGTITRSDVLGQFMPLVGMDWSQIGVAHLFSAIKENGYHLLFLSARAISQAYLTRQFLFNLMQNGEGLPEGPVLTSPDGIFPSLFREVIKRVPHEFKIACLEDIKALFPSDKNPFPFYAGFGNRHTDEISYLKVGIPKGKIFTINPKGQIVVNRHVDTRSYTSLHSLVTAMFPAIFSCEQEDFNVWNFWRLPPPYVD, from the exons atgaaTACTGTGGGGAGGATAGGTAGCTACATTGGGAGAGGAGTAAGTAGTGTATCCGGGACTTTCCATCCGTTTGGTGGTGCTGTAGATATCATAGTGGTGGAGCAGCCAGATGGGAGTTTGAAATCCTCTCCATGGTATGTTCGATTTGGGAAGTTTCAGGGAGTTTTGAAGGCAAGAGAAAAGGTGGTTAATATAGCTGTGAATGGCGTTGAAGccggttttcatatgtttttagaTAGTAGGGGAAGGGCTTTCTTTATAAAGGAGATAGATTTAGAGGACGGGGATTCGTCGTCTTTTTCTTCATCCTCAGGTGAGGATACTGATGGGCAAAGCAGTAGTAAGCGGCCAACAATATCGAAGAATTGTAATTATGATCCTGCTGAGTCAGCTACTCAGAGTAATGCGAGTGGTGAGGAAGTCTTGGTGAGGGCAAATACCCGAAGACCTGGGATTTTAGGGATGGTTTTTGGGAGGAAGTCGATGAAAAAAGACAGGCTTTCCGAGGAAGGCAGTGATGCTGGTATTATGAGGATAGACTCATTGGAACGCGCTGAAATGGCGGCTGATCTGTTAGAAATGAAGTGGTCTACTAATCTTACCCCTAAGAGGTACAATAAAGATTATGGCATACCAGTTTCTGCCCAAGATATGTCAAAGGGTGCTAAAGAAGAGGACTTGCAAATAAATGGCAAAAAAAGTGATATGAGTTCTCTTGCACATGATGACATGTTAGAAAATGTTGATTTCCGTGAGCCTGCTCGTGAGAAGGATGATGGTTCTCATCCAAGCTTTCAGACTCGAGAGAAGTCTGTCAAGAAAATTGGTAaacatgtgttattttcagcatCTGTGAATGCCACTGGAGTGTCCATTGTCCAAGATGTTGAAGATAATAGTCGTGAAGAAAGCTTAAGAATTTCTGGTGACAGCGGTGAAGAATGTGTAGTTAATGCTGATCATAATGCCATGGGTGGTACATTTATATCTGGGGTGGGGAGCCCCAGTTCAAAATTTGTGGACTTCCCTGAGATAGAGAAACACGATTCTTTTACAGTTAGCCGTCTTCCTGAGGAGGAAAACGAAATCTCTGCAGTCCAGTCCTTTTCCTATTGTGACACTGAAGAGAACTCAACAGCGGTGCTGGATGTTTCAACTGAAGAATTTACTCAAAACTTGGGTGCTTCTCGTGATCTCGAAGCTCGCATGCACACTCAAACAGTGCTCAGTATGAATGATTTGATGTCAAACGGAAACTCACAATCAGAAGAAGACTTGTTATTTGAAAAGGATCCTTCAAATGGTTTCAACGTTATAACCAACAATACTTATCCAAACGCAATCACTCATTTAATGGTCTCCGGAAGCGGTTCGTTGAATAGCTCTGCTGCAGAAGCAGATTTTGGGTGCATATTACCCATCTCTGGTTCCAGTACCTCAACCTATGAAGATCAAGATCAGAGGACTAGCATAACAGATAAATCAATAAGCAAACTGGGAGCCTCTGCCGGGGCTCTTGGTGCTGCTAATGAATCTAGTGGCAGTTTAGTCCCACTTACTGTTTCTTCACCAGAAAGCTTGGAGGAAGAGCACCTTGTCTTtggtgatattgatgattgttgcgACACTGTAGCCAGATGCACGGAGTCCAGTTCTTTAGATTATAAGGAAAAAGAAGATTACCCCCCTGCATCTTCAGGCTCTCCTGATATCGAAGACTATCGAGTACCAAACGATGAGTCTGGTCCTACTCTAGACAAGTCCATCCAAAGCGATCTGCCAAATGTTGCAGATGGAAGAAAACTCAAAACTGTGTCAAGCAATGTTGAAATTCCTGCAATAGTGCAGGACAAAGAACTTAAGCGGATAGGCAGATCTTTACCCAATATGTGGCCTCGTGATAATGCTTTTCCTTCTAACCCGGAGGACTTACATTCATCAATTGTACTTCAGACAACAGATGTTGTTGAGTTCTCGGAGGAGGTGAAAAATATTTCAGCAACCCCAGAAATTG AAAGAGATCCCAGATCCATTAATTCATCTAGTAGTAGCTGGAGATCATGGTCTTTTTCTTTTAAGAGATCAAGAAGCATGAAAAATTCTGGGCCGTCCATAGATGAAGATGTAAATTCTGatgctaaaaatatttcaaaaaacaCAGGTGGTGATGTGCCAAGGCCAAAGATTTCTAAGaagaaaataatgttaaacaCTCCAACATCTGAACAGCTGGCTACTTTGAATCTGAAGGAGGGAAAGAATATAGTTGTTTTCACATTCTCGACCGCAATGCTGGGGAAACAGCAG GTTGATGCACGTATATATTTGTGGAGATGGGACTCAAAAATTGTCATATCTGATGTTGATGGAACAATTACGAG ATCTGATGTTCTAGGACAGTTCATGCCCTTGGTTGGGATGGATTGGTCACAGATAGGTGTTGCGCATCTTTTTTCGGCAATCAAG GAGAACGGATATCATTTGCTTTTCCTAAGTGCACGTGCTATTTCACAAGCCTATCTCACTAGACAATTCCTGTTTAATCTTATGCAG AATGGAGAGGGTTTACCAGAAGGACCAGTTCTTACATCTCCTGATGGGATTTTTCCTTCTCTATTTCGAGAAG TGATTAAAAGAGTTCCTCATGAATTCAAAATCGCTTGCTTAGAG GATATAAAAGCATTGTTCCCTTCCGATAAGAATCCCTTTCCCTTCTATGCTGGTTTTGGAAACAGACACACAGATGAGATCAGCTACCTCAAGGTTGGAATACCTAAAGGGAAAATCTTCACCATCAATCCAAAG GGTCAAATTGTTGTTAATCGCCACGTAGATACAAGATCATATACCTCTCTTCATAGTCTTGTCACTGCCATGTTTCCAGCCATTTTCTCATGTGAGCAG GAGGATTTTAATGTGTGGAACTTCTGGAGACTTCCGCCTCCTTATGTTGATTGA
- the LOC107867147 gene encoding uncharacterized protein LOC107867147 isoform X8 has product MNTVGRIGSYIGRGVSSVSGTFHPFGGAVDIIVVEQPDGSLKSSPWYVRFGKFQGVLKAREKVVNIAVNGVEAGFHMFLDSRGRAFFIKEIDLEDGDSSSFSSSSGEDTDGQSSSKRPTISKNCNYDPAESATQSNASGEEVLVRANTRRPGILGMVFGRKSMKKDRLSEEGSDAGIMRIDSLERAEMAADLLEMKWSTNLTPKRYNKDYGIPVSAQDMSKGAKEEDLQINGKKSDMSSLAHDDMLENVDFREPAREKDDGSHPSFQTREKSVKKIGKHVLFSASVNATGVSIVQDVEDNSREESLRISGDSGEECVVNADHNAMGGTFISGVGSPSSKFVDFPEIEKHDSFTVSRLPEEENEISAVQSFSYCDTEENSTAVLDVSTEEFTQNLGASRDLEARMHTQTVLSMNDLMSNGNSQSEEDLLFEKDPSNGFNVITNNTYPNAITHLMVSGSGSLNSSAAEADFGCILPISGSSTSTYEDQDQRTSITDKSISKLGASAGALGAANESSGSLVPLTVSSPESLEEEHLVFGDIDDCCDTVARCTESSSLDYKEKEDYPPASSGSPDIEDYRVPNDESGPTLDKSIQSDLPNVADGRKLKTVSSNVEIPAIVQDKELKRIGRSLPNMWPRDNAFPSNPEDLHSSIVLQTTDVVEFSEEVKNISATPEIGGDVPRPKISKKKIMLNTPTSEQLATLNLKEGKNIVVFTFSTAMLGKQQVDARIYLWRWDSKIVISDVDGTITRSDVLGQFMPLVGMDWSQIGVAHLFSAIKENGYHLLFLSARAISQAYLTRQFLFNLMQNGEGLPEGPVLTSPDGIFPSLFREVIKRVPHEFKIACLEEDFNVWNFWRLPPPYVD; this is encoded by the exons atgaaTACTGTGGGGAGGATAGGTAGCTACATTGGGAGAGGAGTAAGTAGTGTATCCGGGACTTTCCATCCGTTTGGTGGTGCTGTAGATATCATAGTGGTGGAGCAGCCAGATGGGAGTTTGAAATCCTCTCCATGGTATGTTCGATTTGGGAAGTTTCAGGGAGTTTTGAAGGCAAGAGAAAAGGTGGTTAATATAGCTGTGAATGGCGTTGAAGccggttttcatatgtttttagaTAGTAGGGGAAGGGCTTTCTTTATAAAGGAGATAGATTTAGAGGACGGGGATTCGTCGTCTTTTTCTTCATCCTCAGGTGAGGATACTGATGGGCAAAGCAGTAGTAAGCGGCCAACAATATCGAAGAATTGTAATTATGATCCTGCTGAGTCAGCTACTCAGAGTAATGCGAGTGGTGAGGAAGTCTTGGTGAGGGCAAATACCCGAAGACCTGGGATTTTAGGGATGGTTTTTGGGAGGAAGTCGATGAAAAAAGACAGGCTTTCCGAGGAAGGCAGTGATGCTGGTATTATGAGGATAGACTCATTGGAACGCGCTGAAATGGCGGCTGATCTGTTAGAAATGAAGTGGTCTACTAATCTTACCCCTAAGAGGTACAATAAAGATTATGGCATACCAGTTTCTGCCCAAGATATGTCAAAGGGTGCTAAAGAAGAGGACTTGCAAATAAATGGCAAAAAAAGTGATATGAGTTCTCTTGCACATGATGACATGTTAGAAAATGTTGATTTCCGTGAGCCTGCTCGTGAGAAGGATGATGGTTCTCATCCAAGCTTTCAGACTCGAGAGAAGTCTGTCAAGAAAATTGGTAaacatgtgttattttcagcatCTGTGAATGCCACTGGAGTGTCCATTGTCCAAGATGTTGAAGATAATAGTCGTGAAGAAAGCTTAAGAATTTCTGGTGACAGCGGTGAAGAATGTGTAGTTAATGCTGATCATAATGCCATGGGTGGTACATTTATATCTGGGGTGGGGAGCCCCAGTTCAAAATTTGTGGACTTCCCTGAGATAGAGAAACACGATTCTTTTACAGTTAGCCGTCTTCCTGAGGAGGAAAACGAAATCTCTGCAGTCCAGTCCTTTTCCTATTGTGACACTGAAGAGAACTCAACAGCGGTGCTGGATGTTTCAACTGAAGAATTTACTCAAAACTTGGGTGCTTCTCGTGATCTCGAAGCTCGCATGCACACTCAAACAGTGCTCAGTATGAATGATTTGATGTCAAACGGAAACTCACAATCAGAAGAAGACTTGTTATTTGAAAAGGATCCTTCAAATGGTTTCAACGTTATAACCAACAATACTTATCCAAACGCAATCACTCATTTAATGGTCTCCGGAAGCGGTTCGTTGAATAGCTCTGCTGCAGAAGCAGATTTTGGGTGCATATTACCCATCTCTGGTTCCAGTACCTCAACCTATGAAGATCAAGATCAGAGGACTAGCATAACAGATAAATCAATAAGCAAACTGGGAGCCTCTGCCGGGGCTCTTGGTGCTGCTAATGAATCTAGTGGCAGTTTAGTCCCACTTACTGTTTCTTCACCAGAAAGCTTGGAGGAAGAGCACCTTGTCTTtggtgatattgatgattgttgcgACACTGTAGCCAGATGCACGGAGTCCAGTTCTTTAGATTATAAGGAAAAAGAAGATTACCCCCCTGCATCTTCAGGCTCTCCTGATATCGAAGACTATCGAGTACCAAACGATGAGTCTGGTCCTACTCTAGACAAGTCCATCCAAAGCGATCTGCCAAATGTTGCAGATGGAAGAAAACTCAAAACTGTGTCAAGCAATGTTGAAATTCCTGCAATAGTGCAGGACAAAGAACTTAAGCGGATAGGCAGATCTTTACCCAATATGTGGCCTCGTGATAATGCTTTTCCTTCTAACCCGGAGGACTTACATTCATCAATTGTACTTCAGACAACAGATGTTGTTGAGTTCTCGGAGGAGGTGAAAAATATTTCAGCAACCCCAGAAATTG GTGGTGATGTGCCAAGGCCAAAGATTTCTAAGaagaaaataatgttaaacaCTCCAACATCTGAACAGCTGGCTACTTTGAATCTGAAGGAGGGAAAGAATATAGTTGTTTTCACATTCTCGACCGCAATGCTGGGGAAACAGCAG GTTGATGCACGTATATATTTGTGGAGATGGGACTCAAAAATTGTCATATCTGATGTTGATGGAACAATTACGAG ATCTGATGTTCTAGGACAGTTCATGCCCTTGGTTGGGATGGATTGGTCACAGATAGGTGTTGCGCATCTTTTTTCGGCAATCAAG GAGAACGGATATCATTTGCTTTTCCTAAGTGCACGTGCTATTTCACAAGCCTATCTCACTAGACAATTCCTGTTTAATCTTATGCAG AATGGAGAGGGTTTACCAGAAGGACCAGTTCTTACATCTCCTGATGGGATTTTTCCTTCTCTATTTCGAGAAG TGATTAAAAGAGTTCCTCATGAATTCAAAATCGCTTGCTTAGAG GAGGATTTTAATGTGTGGAACTTCTGGAGACTTCCGCCTCCTTATGTTGATTGA
- the LOC107867147 gene encoding phosphatidate phosphatase PAH2 isoform X6 — protein MNTVGRIGSYIGRGVSSVSGTFHPFGGAVDIIVVEQPDGSLKSSPWYVRFGKFQGVLKAREKVVNIAVNGVEAGFHMFLDSRGRAFFIKEIDLEDGDSSSFSSSSGEDTDGQSSSKRPTISKNCNYDPAESATQSNASGEEVLVRANTRRPGILGMVFGRKSMKKDRLSEEGSDAGIMRIDSLERAEMAADLLEMKWSTNLTPKRYNKDYGIPVSAQDMSKGAKEEDLQINGKKSDMSSLAHDDMLENVDFREPAREKDDGSHPSFQTREKSVKKIGKHVLFSASVNATGVSIVQDVEDNSREESLRISGDSGEECVVNADHNAMGGTFISGVGSPSSKFVDFPEIEKHDSFTVSRLPEEENEISAVQSFSYCDTEENSTAVLDVSTEEFTQNLGASRDLEARMHTQTVLSMNDLMSNGNSQSEEDLLFEKDPSNGFNVITNNTYPNAITHLMVSGSGSLNSSAAEADFGCILPISGSSTSTYEDQDQRTSITDKSISKLGASAGALGAANESSGSLVPLTVSSPESLEEEHLVFGDIDDCCDTVARCTESSSLDYKEKEDYPPASSGSPDIEDYRVPNDESGPTLDKSIQSDLPNVADGRKLKTVSSNVEIPAIVQDKELKRIGRSLPNMWPRDNAFPSNPEDLHSSIVLQTTDVVEFSEEVKNISATPEIERDPRSINSSSSSWRSWSFSFKRSRSMKNSGPSIDEDVNSDAKNISKNTGGDVPRPKISKKKIMLNTPTSEQLATLNLKEGKNIVVFTFSTAMLGKQQVDARIYLWRWDSKIVISDVDGTITRSDVLGQFMPLVGMDWSQIGVAHLFSAIKENGYHLLFLSARAISQAYLTRQFLFNLMQNGEGLPEGPVLTSPDGIFPSLFREVIKRVPHEFKIACLEEDFNVWNFWRLPPPYVD, from the exons atgaaTACTGTGGGGAGGATAGGTAGCTACATTGGGAGAGGAGTAAGTAGTGTATCCGGGACTTTCCATCCGTTTGGTGGTGCTGTAGATATCATAGTGGTGGAGCAGCCAGATGGGAGTTTGAAATCCTCTCCATGGTATGTTCGATTTGGGAAGTTTCAGGGAGTTTTGAAGGCAAGAGAAAAGGTGGTTAATATAGCTGTGAATGGCGTTGAAGccggttttcatatgtttttagaTAGTAGGGGAAGGGCTTTCTTTATAAAGGAGATAGATTTAGAGGACGGGGATTCGTCGTCTTTTTCTTCATCCTCAGGTGAGGATACTGATGGGCAAAGCAGTAGTAAGCGGCCAACAATATCGAAGAATTGTAATTATGATCCTGCTGAGTCAGCTACTCAGAGTAATGCGAGTGGTGAGGAAGTCTTGGTGAGGGCAAATACCCGAAGACCTGGGATTTTAGGGATGGTTTTTGGGAGGAAGTCGATGAAAAAAGACAGGCTTTCCGAGGAAGGCAGTGATGCTGGTATTATGAGGATAGACTCATTGGAACGCGCTGAAATGGCGGCTGATCTGTTAGAAATGAAGTGGTCTACTAATCTTACCCCTAAGAGGTACAATAAAGATTATGGCATACCAGTTTCTGCCCAAGATATGTCAAAGGGTGCTAAAGAAGAGGACTTGCAAATAAATGGCAAAAAAAGTGATATGAGTTCTCTTGCACATGATGACATGTTAGAAAATGTTGATTTCCGTGAGCCTGCTCGTGAGAAGGATGATGGTTCTCATCCAAGCTTTCAGACTCGAGAGAAGTCTGTCAAGAAAATTGGTAaacatgtgttattttcagcatCTGTGAATGCCACTGGAGTGTCCATTGTCCAAGATGTTGAAGATAATAGTCGTGAAGAAAGCTTAAGAATTTCTGGTGACAGCGGTGAAGAATGTGTAGTTAATGCTGATCATAATGCCATGGGTGGTACATTTATATCTGGGGTGGGGAGCCCCAGTTCAAAATTTGTGGACTTCCCTGAGATAGAGAAACACGATTCTTTTACAGTTAGCCGTCTTCCTGAGGAGGAAAACGAAATCTCTGCAGTCCAGTCCTTTTCCTATTGTGACACTGAAGAGAACTCAACAGCGGTGCTGGATGTTTCAACTGAAGAATTTACTCAAAACTTGGGTGCTTCTCGTGATCTCGAAGCTCGCATGCACACTCAAACAGTGCTCAGTATGAATGATTTGATGTCAAACGGAAACTCACAATCAGAAGAAGACTTGTTATTTGAAAAGGATCCTTCAAATGGTTTCAACGTTATAACCAACAATACTTATCCAAACGCAATCACTCATTTAATGGTCTCCGGAAGCGGTTCGTTGAATAGCTCTGCTGCAGAAGCAGATTTTGGGTGCATATTACCCATCTCTGGTTCCAGTACCTCAACCTATGAAGATCAAGATCAGAGGACTAGCATAACAGATAAATCAATAAGCAAACTGGGAGCCTCTGCCGGGGCTCTTGGTGCTGCTAATGAATCTAGTGGCAGTTTAGTCCCACTTACTGTTTCTTCACCAGAAAGCTTGGAGGAAGAGCACCTTGTCTTtggtgatattgatgattgttgcgACACTGTAGCCAGATGCACGGAGTCCAGTTCTTTAGATTATAAGGAAAAAGAAGATTACCCCCCTGCATCTTCAGGCTCTCCTGATATCGAAGACTATCGAGTACCAAACGATGAGTCTGGTCCTACTCTAGACAAGTCCATCCAAAGCGATCTGCCAAATGTTGCAGATGGAAGAAAACTCAAAACTGTGTCAAGCAATGTTGAAATTCCTGCAATAGTGCAGGACAAAGAACTTAAGCGGATAGGCAGATCTTTACCCAATATGTGGCCTCGTGATAATGCTTTTCCTTCTAACCCGGAGGACTTACATTCATCAATTGTACTTCAGACAACAGATGTTGTTGAGTTCTCGGAGGAGGTGAAAAATATTTCAGCAACCCCAGAAATTG AAAGAGATCCCAGATCCATTAATTCATCTAGTAGTAGCTGGAGATCATGGTCTTTTTCTTTTAAGAGATCAAGAAGCATGAAAAATTCTGGGCCGTCCATAGATGAAGATGTAAATTCTGatgctaaaaatatttcaaaaaacaCAGGTGGTGATGTGCCAAGGCCAAAGATTTCTAAGaagaaaataatgttaaacaCTCCAACATCTGAACAGCTGGCTACTTTGAATCTGAAGGAGGGAAAGAATATAGTTGTTTTCACATTCTCGACCGCAATGCTGGGGAAACAGCAG GTTGATGCACGTATATATTTGTGGAGATGGGACTCAAAAATTGTCATATCTGATGTTGATGGAACAATTACGAG ATCTGATGTTCTAGGACAGTTCATGCCCTTGGTTGGGATGGATTGGTCACAGATAGGTGTTGCGCATCTTTTTTCGGCAATCAAG GAGAACGGATATCATTTGCTTTTCCTAAGTGCACGTGCTATTTCACAAGCCTATCTCACTAGACAATTCCTGTTTAATCTTATGCAG AATGGAGAGGGTTTACCAGAAGGACCAGTTCTTACATCTCCTGATGGGATTTTTCCTTCTCTATTTCGAGAAG TGATTAAAAGAGTTCCTCATGAATTCAAAATCGCTTGCTTAGAG GAGGATTTTAATGTGTGGAACTTCTGGAGACTTCCGCCTCCTTATGTTGATTGA